In the Novosphingobium sp. 9 genome, one interval contains:
- the infB gene encoding translation initiation factor IF-2 — protein MSETDNKPTLGRKPLGLKRSVEAGEVKQTFSHGRTNKVVVEVKRRKVLGKPGEGGVEATAPAPQAPAAPAAPAPAPAAAPAAAKPAAPAPRPAAPAAPARPMIRPGETRQEMQTRLLREAEEARLAMLEEATRREQEARTRALEDEKRRAEDNRREQEEAAVAAAKAQAEAARQAEAPAAAEPAPAAPVAAEAPAAAPVETPAPVATPVAKAAEAAPAVEENAPAPAPRRFTPVQRPEPVVRKPAAPAAGGNASNTGNTGGAPKTASSAPAAKKGAPAPRGASAERKGGDRRQSGKLTVTRALNDDEGARARSLAALKRAREKERRSHFGGRNQPREKQVRDVIVPEAITVQELANRMAEKGADLVKAMFKMGMMVTVNQTIDQDTAELLVTEFGHNIQRVSESDIDLDHTVDVDAEETLKPRPPVVAIMGHVDHGKTSLLDALRGTDVVKGEAGGITQHMGAYQIKTKSGDLVTFLDTPGHAAFTQMRMRGANVTDIVILVVAADDGIMPQTIEAINHTKAAGVPMIVAINKIDKHEANPQKVRERLLEHEIVVEAMSGDVQDVELSAKTGQGLDELIEKILLQAELMELRANPDRMAEATVIEAKLDKGKGPLATVLVNRGTLKVGDVLVVGSESGRVRAMLDDKGRQVKTAPPSMPVEVLGIGGVPMAGDLMSVVENEQRAREVSAYRQEQATAKRTAMAPASLDTMFSALAAKQSVIEYPVVIKADVQGSVEAINSALHALSNDEIKVRILHSGVGAITETDVALASASGAPIVGFNVRPNAKAREQIAKTKTEMLYYDVIYELTEVVAKQMAGIWGPERVENVVGRAEVKQVFPAGKKDKAAGLLVVEGVIRKGLYARLTRNDVIVSATKIASLRRFKDDVDEVRAGLECGVVLADTNDIRAGDHLEVFEVNHRERTIG, from the coding sequence ATGAGCGAGACCGACAACAAACCGACCCTGGGCCGCAAGCCGCTTGGGCTGAAGCGCTCGGTGGAAGCGGGTGAGGTCAAGCAGACTTTCAGCCATGGCCGCACCAACAAGGTCGTGGTCGAGGTGAAGCGCCGCAAGGTGCTGGGCAAGCCCGGCGAGGGCGGCGTGGAAGCCACTGCACCGGCCCCGCAGGCCCCGGCAGCCCCTGCTGCTCCGGCTCCGGCTCCGGCGGCTGCTCCGGCAGCAGCCAAGCCTGCCGCCCCGGCCCCGCGCCCGGCGGCCCCGGCTGCGCCCGCACGCCCGATGATCCGCCCCGGCGAGACCCGTCAGGAAATGCAGACCCGTCTGCTGCGCGAGGCCGAGGAAGCCCGCCTTGCCATGCTCGAGGAGGCAACCCGCCGCGAGCAGGAAGCGCGCACCCGCGCGCTCGAGGACGAGAAGCGCCGCGCCGAGGACAACCGCCGCGAGCAGGAAGAGGCTGCGGTCGCTGCTGCCAAGGCGCAGGCCGAGGCCGCGCGTCAGGCTGAAGCGCCCGCCGCTGCTGAGCCCGCGCCCGCTGCGCCGGTTGCTGCCGAGGCTCCTGCTGCAGCGCCGGTGGAAACGCCTGCGCCCGTGGCCACGCCTGTCGCCAAGGCTGCCGAAGCGGCGCCTGCCGTCGAGGAGAACGCACCGGCACCTGCGCCGCGTCGCTTCACGCCCGTCCAGCGTCCCGAGCCGGTCGTGCGCAAGCCTGCCGCGCCTGCCGCTGGCGGCAACGCGTCGAACACCGGCAACACTGGTGGTGCTCCCAAGACCGCCTCTTCGGCACCCGCTGCCAAGAAGGGCGCGCCTGCACCGCGCGGCGCTTCGGCGGAGCGCAAGGGCGGCGATCGTCGCCAGTCGGGCAAGCTGACCGTCACGCGCGCGCTGAATGACGACGAGGGCGCACGCGCCCGTTCGCTCGCCGCGCTGAAGCGTGCGCGCGAGAAGGAGCGTCGCTCGCACTTCGGTGGCCGTAACCAGCCGCGCGAGAAGCAGGTCCGCGACGTGATCGTCCCCGAGGCGATCACCGTGCAGGAACTCGCCAACCGCATGGCCGAGAAGGGCGCCGACCTCGTGAAGGCGATGTTCAAGATGGGCATGATGGTCACGGTCAACCAGACCATCGACCAGGATACCGCAGAGCTGCTCGTGACCGAATTCGGCCACAACATCCAGCGCGTGTCCGAGAGCGATATCGATCTCGATCACACCGTGGACGTCGATGCCGAAGAGACGCTGAAGCCGCGTCCCCCGGTGGTGGCGATCATGGGCCACGTCGATCACGGCAAGACCTCGCTGCTCGATGCCCTGCGCGGCACCGACGTGGTGAAGGGCGAGGCCGGCGGCATCACCCAGCACATGGGCGCCTACCAGATCAAGACGAAGAGCGGCGATCTCGTCACCTTCCTCGATACGCCGGGTCACGCTGCCTTCACGCAGATGCGCATGCGCGGCGCGAACGTCACCGACATCGTGATCCTGGTGGTCGCGGCGGACGACGGCATCATGCCGCAGACGATCGAGGCCATCAACCACACCAAGGCCGCAGGCGTGCCGATGATCGTGGCGATCAACAAGATCGACAAGCACGAGGCCAACCCGCAGAAGGTGCGCGAGCGCCTGCTGGAGCACGAGATCGTCGTCGAGGCGATGTCGGGCGACGTGCAGGACGTCGAGCTTTCGGCCAAGACCGGCCAGGGCCTCGACGAGCTGATCGAGAAGATCCTGCTCCAGGCCGAACTGATGGAACTGCGCGCCAACCCCGATCGCATGGCGGAAGCCACCGTGATCGAGGCCAAGCTCGACAAGGGCAAGGGCCCGCTGGCGACCGTTCTGGTCAACCGCGGCACCCTGAAGGTTGGCGATGTGCTGGTCGTGGGTTCGGAGAGCGGCCGCGTTCGCGCCATGCTCGACGACAAGGGCCGTCAGGTGAAGACCGCGCCGCCTTCGATGCCGGTCGAGGTTCTGGGTATCGGCGGCGTGCCGATGGCAGGTGACCTGATGAGCGTGGTCGAGAACGAGCAGCGTGCGCGTGAGGTTTCGGCCTACCGTCAGGAGCAGGCGACTGCCAAGCGCACTGCCATGGCACCCGCCAGCCTCGACACGATGTTCTCGGCGCTCGCCGCCAAGCAGAGCGTCATCGAGTATCCGGTGGTCATCAAGGCGGACGTGCAGGGTTCGGTCGAAGCGATCAACTCGGCGCTCCACGCCCTGTCGAACGACGAGATCAAGGTGCGTATCCTTCACTCGGGCGTCGGGGCTATCACCGAAACCGACGTGGCTTTGGCTTCGGCCTCGGGCGCACCGATCGTGGGCTTCAACGTTCGTCCGAACGCCAAGGCGCGCGAGCAGATCGCCAAGACCAAGACCGAGATGCTGTACTACGATGTCATCTACGAGCTGACCGAAGTGGTCGCCAAGCAGATGGCCGGTATCTGGGGCCCCGAGCGCGTCGAGAACGTGGTCGGTCGCGCCGAGGTCAAGCAGGTCTTCCCGGCGGGTAAGAAGGACAAGGCTGCCGGTCTGCTGGTCGTCGAAGGGGTCATCCGCAAGGGGCTCTACGCCCGTCTCACCCGCAACGACGTCATCGTTTCGGCCACGAAGATCGCCTCGCTGCGCCGCTTCAAGGACGATGTGGACGAAGTGCGCGCGGGTCTGGAGTGCGGTGTGGTTCTGGCCGACACCAACGACATCCGTGCCGGCGATCACCTCGAAGTCTTCGAGGTCAACCATCGCGAACGCACGATCGGCTGA
- a CDS encoding DUF448 domain-containing protein: MRDPHNERVSSDIDGPGAERTCILSGRKGARDDLVRLAISPEGLVLPDVHARAPGRGAWIGVSREALEIAVAKGKLKGALARAYKGAPLTIPEDLPERITAALSRALTDRLGLEMKSGRLLLGSDRIAQNAREGRVEWLAHAADAREDGSRKLDQAWRVGREEEGSGLKGVRLPLDRTTLSVALGRENVVHLALGESGAAQRVASLLERLLNYQGQIAEPPAAHEPAA, encoded by the coding sequence ATGCGGGATCCTCACAATGAGCGCGTAAGCTCCGACATCGATGGCCCCGGCGCGGAGCGGACCTGCATCCTCTCCGGCCGCAAGGGTGCGCGCGATGATCTCGTGCGCCTCGCCATTTCGCCGGAAGGACTGGTCCTTCCAGACGTCCATGCGCGTGCCCCCGGGCGCGGCGCATGGATCGGCGTTTCGCGTGAGGCCCTTGAAATTGCCGTTGCCAAGGGCAAGTTAAAGGGAGCGCTGGCGCGTGCCTACAAGGGCGCGCCGCTGACGATCCCCGAAGACCTGCCCGAACGCATCACGGCGGCGCTGTCCCGCGCCCTGACCGACCGCCTCGGGCTGGAGATGAAGTCCGGCCGTCTGCTGCTCGGCTCCGACCGCATCGCCCAGAACGCTCGCGAGGGCCGGGTCGAATGGCTCGCCCACGCCGCCGATGCGCGCGAGGACGGATCGAGGAAGCTCGATCAGGCCTGGCGCGTGGGGCGCGAGGAAGAGGGTTCGGGTCTGAAAGGTGTGCGCTTGCCACTGGACCGCACGACGCTCTCTGTGGCATTGGGCCGCGAGAATGTCGTTCACCTGGCGCTTGGCGAGTCTGGTGCGGCCCAACGGGTCGCCTCCTTGCTGGAGCGTCTCCTGAATTACCAGGGGCAGATCGCGGAGCCACCGGCTGCGCACGAGCCCGCCGCATAG
- the rimP gene encoding ribosome maturation protein RimP, producing the protein MADIARLVEVIEPEVKALGLDLVRVRIFGKSEVGDDEIALQIMAERPETGQLVLEDCVTLSHRISDRMDALEEAGEDLIEEAYRLEVSSPGIDRPLTRVKDYANWAGHEAKINLSEPVEGNRKGLHGDLVGIEGDAGAEVVTLEDRKSGRVSFPLAHVNSARLVLTDRLIAATRPLDASGADEEVVIDDDTFEEQED; encoded by the coding sequence TTGGCCGATATTGCCCGCCTTGTTGAAGTGATCGAACCCGAGGTCAAGGCTCTGGGCCTCGACCTCGTGCGCGTGCGCATCTTCGGCAAGAGCGAAGTCGGCGACGACGAGATCGCGCTGCAGATCATGGCCGAGCGTCCCGAGACCGGGCAGCTCGTGCTGGAAGACTGTGTGACGCTCTCGCACCGCATTTCCGATCGCATGGACGCGCTGGAGGAAGCGGGCGAGGACCTGATCGAGGAGGCCTATCGCCTCGAAGTCAGCTCGCCGGGCATCGATCGTCCGCTCACCCGCGTGAAGGATTACGCGAACTGGGCCGGGCACGAGGCCAAGATCAATCTGTCCGAACCCGTGGAAGGCAACCGCAAGGGGCTCCACGGCGATCTGGTCGGTATCGAGGGCGATGCCGGTGCGGAAGTGGTGACGCTGGAGGACCGCAAGTCCGGCCGCGTCAGCTTCCCGCTCGCCCATGTCAATTCCGCAAGGCTGGTCCTGACCGACCGGCTGATCGCTGCAACCCGCCCGCTCGACGCCTCTGGCGCGGACGAGGAAGTCGTCATCGATGACGACACTTTCGAGGAACAGGAAGACTAA
- the pspA gene encoding phage shock protein PspA → MSRLDAEIERVSNARSSNSGPSNPRPVTLYPLAPDAADEATFNHTSFGKTRITGTTAMGIFSRTRDIIAANFNDLLDKAEDPAKMIRLIILEMEETLVEVRTSSARTIADQKELRRHLIKLDKLQADWSEKAQLALSKDREDLARAALMEKKKAADMAEQLTGEVAVLDDALLAYEQDIEKLQNRLREARSRQSAIAARLQSAENRVKLRTLLASERVDEALARFDQLERRVDYAEGRAEALSLGDDRRQPTLADEIAALADGDAIEDELAAMKRAMTDKPMTDRPA, encoded by the coding sequence ATGAGCCGCCTCGACGCCGAGATCGAACGCGTCTCGAACGCACGTTCCTCCAACTCCGGCCCCTCGAACCCCCGCCCCGTCACGCTCTATCCGCTTGCACCGGATGCGGCGGACGAGGCGACTTTCAACCACACCTCCTTCGGCAAAACCCGCATCACAGGAACCACCGCCATGGGCATCTTCAGCCGCACCCGCGACATCATCGCCGCCAACTTCAACGACCTGCTCGACAAGGCCGAAGACCCGGCGAAGATGATCCGCCTGATCATCCTGGAGATGGAAGAGACGCTGGTCGAAGTGCGTACCTCGTCGGCCCGCACCATCGCCGACCAGAAGGAACTGCGCCGCCACCTGATCAAGCTGGACAAGCTCCAGGCCGACTGGTCGGAAAAGGCGCAACTTGCCTTGTCCAAGGACCGCGAGGATCTGGCCCGCGCCGCGCTGATGGAAAAGAAGAAGGCCGCAGACATGGCCGAACAGCTGACCGGCGAAGTCGCGGTGCTCGACGATGCGCTGCTCGCCTACGAACAGGACATCGAGAAGCTGCAGAACCGCCTGCGCGAAGCCCGCAGCCGCCAGAGCGCCATCGCCGCGCGGTTGCAGAGCGCCGAGAATCGCGTCAAACTGCGCACGCTGCTGGCCAGCGAGCGGGTGGACGAGGCTTTGGCGCGCTTCGACCAGCTCGAACGCCGCGTGGACTATGCCGAAGGCCGTGCCGAAGCGCTCTCGCTCGGCGACGACCGCCGCCAGCCCACGCTCGCCGACGAGATCGCCGCGCTGGCCGATGGCGATGCGATCGAGGACGAACTCGCGGCAATGAAGCGCGCGATGACCGACAAGCCTATGACCGACAGGCCGGCGTAA
- a CDS encoding PspC domain-containing protein, giving the protein MSRGQFYLDKSNAKIWGVCAGIADYTGVDAFWIRLAAVLVTLMGSGVPILVYIAVAWLADSRPMGLYDEADEARLLRRMERRRARGIRSPYAPRSAFHDISLDRASRSATTARSEKIAGDLDDFDRRVRDLETHYSTSSSSRLAAEIDSLR; this is encoded by the coding sequence ATGTCACGCGGACAGTTCTATCTCGACAAGTCGAACGCCAAGATCTGGGGCGTATGCGCCGGGATCGCCGATTACACCGGCGTCGACGCCTTCTGGATTCGCCTCGCCGCCGTGCTGGTGACGCTGATGGGCTCGGGCGTACCGATCCTCGTCTACATCGCGGTCGCCTGGCTGGCGGATTCGCGCCCGATGGGGCTCTATGACGAGGCCGACGAAGCGCGCCTGCTGCGCCGGATGGAGCGCCGCCGCGCCCGCGGCATCCGCTCGCCCTATGCGCCGCGCAGTGCCTTCCACGACATCTCGCTGGATCGCGCCTCCCGCTCCGCCACCACCGCGCGCAGCGAGAAGATTGCAGGCGATCTTGACGATTTCGACCGCCGCGTGCGCGATCTGGAAACGCATTACTCGACCAGCAGCAGCTCGCGCCTCGCCGCCGAGATCGACAGCCTGCGCTGA
- a CDS encoding NAD(+) synthase: MPSAASHPFFSMHRHGFVRVATSTPRVRTADVAFNTEAVLAEAARAHAAHVDLVVFPELCLSSYAIDDLHLQRAMIESVEAAIARVVAASAALSPVLLVGAALAREGRLYNCALVIANGRLLGVVPKSFLPNYREFYEKRWFSSGKGLRGETIRVNGEDVPFGTDLVFASNQLPDFRLFAEICEDVWAAIPPSSLGALAGATVLCNLSASNIVIGKSDERHTLCRAQSASAQAAYIYSAAGHGESTTDLAWDGQGMIYELGGLLAQSERFALEPELCIADVDVTRIALDRLRSPTFADSADLAFASLPKFRTVAFDHVPASGDIGLTRPLARFPFVPDRADKLDADCFEAFNIQVDGLMRRIASTHAKSLVIGISGGLDSTQALIVAARACDRLGLPRTFIRGYTMPGFATSDGTKSNAWALMRAVGITAEEIDIRPAATTMLKDIGHAFADGQPVYDVTFENVQAGLRTDYLFRLASQHAGFVLGTGDLSELALGWCTYGVGDQMSHYAVNAGVPKTLIQYLIRWCANGQFDEATAQILLAILDTEISPELVPAGADGAIQSTEAKIGPYALNDFFLHHIARFGQSPSKVAFLCWHAWRDAAAGNWPEGFPEDAREAYDLATIRSWLEKFLSRFFAFSQFKRSAIPNGPKVSSGGALSPRGDWRAPSDASAAVWLADLEAGVPKG, translated from the coding sequence ATGCCATCAGCCGCCAGCCATCCGTTCTTCTCGATGCACCGCCACGGCTTCGTGCGCGTCGCCACTTCCACGCCGCGCGTGCGCACGGCGGACGTTGCCTTCAACACCGAGGCGGTGCTGGCCGAGGCGGCGCGCGCGCATGCCGCGCATGTCGATCTGGTGGTGTTTCCCGAGCTGTGCTTGTCCTCCTACGCGATCGACGACCTGCACCTGCAACGCGCGATGATCGAGAGCGTCGAGGCCGCCATCGCCCGCGTGGTCGCAGCGAGCGCGGCGCTTTCGCCGGTGCTGCTGGTCGGCGCGGCGCTGGCGCGCGAGGGGCGGCTGTATAACTGCGCATTGGTGATCGCCAACGGGCGGCTGCTGGGCGTCGTGCCCAAGAGCTTCCTGCCCAACTACCGCGAGTTCTACGAGAAGCGCTGGTTCTCCAGCGGCAAGGGTCTGCGCGGCGAGACCATCCGGGTGAACGGCGAGGATGTGCCCTTCGGCACCGACCTCGTGTTCGCCTCGAACCAGTTGCCCGATTTCCGCCTCTTCGCCGAAATCTGCGAGGACGTGTGGGCCGCGATCCCGCCCAGTTCGCTGGGCGCGCTGGCAGGTGCGACGGTGCTGTGCAATCTCTCGGCCTCGAACATCGTCATCGGCAAGAGCGACGAGCGCCACACCCTGTGTCGCGCCCAGTCGGCCAGTGCGCAGGCGGCATACATCTATTCCGCCGCCGGCCATGGCGAGAGCACGACCGACCTTGCCTGGGACGGGCAGGGGATGATCTACGAACTGGGCGGGCTACTGGCCCAGTCCGAACGCTTTGCGCTGGAGCCGGAGCTGTGCATCGCCGACGTCGACGTGACCCGCATCGCGCTCGACCGGCTGCGCTCGCCCACCTTTGCCGACAGCGCCGACCTTGCCTTCGCGAGTCTGCCGAAGTTCCGCACCGTGGCGTTCGATCATGTGCCCGCGAGCGGCGATATCGGCCTCACCCGCCCACTCGCCCGCTTCCCCTTCGTGCCCGACCGTGCCGACAAGCTGGATGCGGACTGCTTCGAGGCGTTCAATATCCAGGTCGACGGGCTGATGCGCCGGATCGCCTCGACCCACGCGAAGTCGCTGGTGATCGGCATCTCGGGCGGCCTCGATTCGACGCAGGCACTGATCGTCGCCGCGCGCGCCTGTGACCGCCTCGGCCTGCCGCGCACCTTCATCCGCGGCTACACGATGCCGGGCTTTGCAACCAGCGACGGCACCAAGTCGAACGCCTGGGCACTGATGCGCGCAGTGGGCATCACGGCGGAAGAGATCGACATCCGCCCCGCCGCCACGACGATGCTGAAGGACATCGGCCATGCCTTCGCGGATGGTCAGCCGGTCTATGACGTGACCTTCGAGAACGTGCAGGCGGGGCTTCGCACCGATTACCTGTTCCGCCTTGCCAGCCAGCACGCGGGTTTTGTGCTGGGCACCGGCGACCTGTCGGAACTGGCGCTGGGCTGGTGTACCTATGGCGTGGGCGACCAGATGAGCCACTATGCGGTCAACGCTGGCGTGCCCAAGACGCTGATCCAGTACCTGATCCGCTGGTGCGCGAATGGCCAGTTCGACGAGGCGACGGCGCAGATCCTGCTGGCGATCCTCGATACCGAGATCTCGCCCGAACTGGTGCCCGCAGGCGCAGACGGCGCGATCCAGAGCACCGAGGCGAAGATCGGGCCTTATGCGCTCAACGACTTCTTCCTCCACCACATCGCCCGCTTTGGTCAGAGCCCGTCGAAAGTCGCGTTCCTGTGCTGGCACGCCTGGCGCGATGCGGCGGCGGGCAACTGGCCCGAGGGTTTTCCCGAGGACGCGCGCGAGGCGTATGACCTCGCCACGATCCGGTCTTGGCTGGAGAAGTTCCTGAGCCGCTTCTTCGCGTTCAGCCAGTTCAAGCGCTCGGCGATTCCAAATGGTCCGAAAGTCTCCTCCGGCGGCGCGCTGTCCCCACGCGGAGACTGGCGCGCGCCCTCCGATGCGAGCGCGGCAGTATGGCTGGCGGATCTGGAAGCGGGCGTGCCGAAGGGCTGA
- a CDS encoding SufE family protein — MRSLDDIREEYEFLDGDERYRLLIELGRELDPMPDALKTDATKVRGCSASVWVYPTEAENGTLHFLADSNAAITKGIVALVIAAVQDRPAKDVAATDVTAALEPFDLKSQLSSNRTQGVPNMIALIRETAARLAAG; from the coding sequence ATGCGCAGCCTCGACGATATCCGCGAAGAGTACGAATTCCTCGATGGCGACGAACGGTATCGCCTGCTGATCGAACTGGGCCGCGAGCTGGACCCGATGCCCGATGCGCTCAAGACCGATGCCACCAAGGTGCGCGGCTGTTCGGCCAGCGTCTGGGTCTATCCCACCGAAGCCGAGAACGGCACGCTGCACTTTCTGGCGGACAGCAATGCGGCCATTACCAAGGGTATCGTCGCGCTGGTGATCGCCGCCGTGCAGGATCGCCCGGCCAAGGACGTCGCCGCAACCGACGTTACCGCCGCGCTAGAACCGTTCGATCTCAAGAGCCAGCTGTCCTCGAACCGCACACAGGGCGTGCCCAACATGATCGCGCTGATCCGCGAGACGGCGGCGCGGCTGGCAGCGGGGTAA
- a CDS encoding sterol desaturase family protein — protein sequence MDFVLALSMVLASAAAMELVAWASHKYVMHGFGWAWHRDHHEPHDNLLEKNDLYALVGAGISIGMFALGSPLVMGGLFGLPAWWPGTWIGLGVLIYGVIYTLIHDGLVHQRYFRWVPKRGYAKRLVQAHRLHHATIGKEGGVSFGFVIARDPAVLKRELAAQRRAGIAVLREAADD from the coding sequence ATGGATTTCGTTCTTGCCCTCTCGATGGTTCTGGCCAGTGCCGCCGCGATGGAACTGGTCGCCTGGGCCAGCCATAAGTACGTGATGCACGGCTTCGGCTGGGCCTGGCACCGCGACCACCACGAACCGCACGACAATCTGCTGGAGAAGAACGACCTCTATGCACTGGTCGGTGCAGGCATCAGCATCGGTATGTTCGCGCTGGGCTCGCCGCTGGTGATGGGCGGCCTGTTTGGTCTGCCTGCTTGGTGGCCGGGGACGTGGATCGGCCTTGGCGTGCTGATCTATGGCGTGATCTATACGCTGATCCACGACGGGCTGGTGCATCAGCGCTATTTCAGATGGGTGCCCAAGCGCGGCTATGCCAAGCGGCTGGTGCAGGCGCATCGCCTCCACCATGCGACCATCGGCAAGGAGGGTGGGGTGAGCTTCGGCTTCGTGATCGCCCGCGATCCTGCCGTCCTGAAGCGCGAACTGGCGGCGCAGCGCCGCGCCGGCATCGCCGTGTTGCGCGAAGCAGCGGACGATTGA
- the leuD gene encoding 3-isopropylmalate dehydratase small subunit, with protein MKAINHVAGKAIPFGRKNVDTDVVIPAHWLKTITREGLGKGAFEAVKKEPGNVFTDPAYEGAPILIAGDNFGCGSSREHAAWALLDMGVACVIAPSFSDIFSGNAFKNGILTVALPQEAIDRLMEVAVEQPVDVDLESQTVTTPFQDRFTFEIDPFRKHCLLNGLDEVGLTLAQDAAIAGHEAKASAELPFLAKAPVSAD; from the coding sequence ATGAAAGCCATCAACCACGTCGCCGGAAAGGCGATCCCGTTCGGGCGCAAGAACGTCGACACCGACGTCGTCATTCCCGCGCACTGGCTCAAGACGATCACCCGCGAAGGTCTCGGCAAGGGCGCGTTCGAGGCGGTGAAGAAGGAGCCGGGCAACGTCTTTACCGACCCGGCCTACGAAGGCGCACCGATCCTGATCGCGGGCGACAACTTCGGTTGCGGATCGAGCCGCGAACACGCGGCATGGGCGCTGCTCGACATGGGCGTGGCCTGCGTGATCGCGCCCAGCTTCTCGGACATCTTCTCGGGCAATGCCTTCAAGAACGGCATTCTCACCGTGGCCCTGCCCCAGGAAGCCATCGACCGGCTGATGGAAGTCGCCGTGGAGCAGCCCGTCGATGTCGATCTGGAAAGCCAGACCGTCACCACGCCCTTTCAGGACCGCTTCACCTTCGAGATCGATCCGTTCCGCAAGCACTGCCTGCTGAACGGCCTCGACGAAGTGGGCCTGACGCTGGCGCAGGACGCCGCCATCGCCGGGCATGAGGCCAAGGCCAGCGCCGAGCTGCCCTTCCTCGCGAAGGCGCCTGTCAGCGCGGACTGA
- a CDS encoding DUF1476 domain-containing protein, whose amino-acid sequence MDTANDPSSAHGGFEPRIGRESEMAIRIQARRNRLLAEWAAQRMQLSQAETDAYAKAVVQTDFEESGDEDVVRKLLGDLIAAGVDASEAEVREALEAKQVDARRAFLG is encoded by the coding sequence ATGGACACTGCGAACGATCCTTCGTCGGCACACGGCGGCTTCGAACCGCGCATCGGACGCGAATCCGAGATGGCGATCCGCATTCAGGCCCGCCGCAACCGCCTGCTGGCCGAATGGGCCGCGCAGCGCATGCAACTCTCGCAGGCCGAGACCGACGCCTATGCCAAGGCCGTGGTCCAGACCGACTTCGAGGAATCGGGCGACGAGGACGTCGTGCGCAAACTTTTGGGCGATCTGATCGCCGCCGGCGTGGACGCCAGCGAAGCCGAAGTGCGCGAGGCGCTGGAGGCCAAGCAGGTCGACGCCCGCCGCGCGTTCCTGGGGTAA
- a CDS encoding BolA family transcriptional regulator codes for MAMPAHEIEALILAALPDAQVTITDLAGDGDHYSAHVVSASFAGKPRVAQHKLVYEALGGRMGGVLHALQLTTAVPN; via the coding sequence ATGGCCATGCCAGCCCACGAAATCGAAGCCCTGATCCTGGCCGCACTGCCCGACGCGCAGGTCACGATCACCGACCTTGCCGGAGACGGCGATCACTATTCCGCGCATGTCGTCTCGGCATCGTTCGCGGGCAAGCCGCGCGTCGCGCAGCACAAGCTGGTCTACGAGGCACTGGGCGGCCGCATGGGCGGCGTGCTCCATGCCTTGCAACTGACCACCGCAGTTCCCAACTGA
- the grxD gene encoding Grx4 family monothiol glutaredoxin — MSDVNTRIGDIVNSNDIVLFMKGTPLFPQCGFSSRAIAILDHLGATYESVDVLQDMEIRQGIKAYSDWPTIPQLYVKGEFVGGSDIMMEMYEAGELHQLFIDAGLATKA, encoded by the coding sequence ATGTCCGACGTCAACACCCGCATCGGCGACATCGTCAACAGCAACGACATCGTCCTGTTCATGAAGGGCACGCCCCTGTTCCCGCAGTGCGGCTTCTCCAGCCGCGCGATCGCCATCCTCGATCACCTCGGCGCGACCTACGAGAGCGTGGACGTGCTGCAGGACATGGAAATCCGTCAGGGCATCAAGGCCTACTCGGACTGGCCGACGATCCCGCAGCTCTACGTGAAGGGCGAATTCGTCGGCGGCAGCGACATCATGATGGAGATGTACGAGGCAGGCGAACTGCACCAGCTGTTCATCGACGCAGGCCTCGCCACCAAGGCCTGA